In the genome of Leishmania panamensis strain MHOM/PA/94/PSC-1 chromosome 17 sequence, one region contains:
- a CDS encoding hypothetical protein (TriTrypDB/GeneDB-style sysID: LpmP.17.1190): MHTMHISRLLLRSVVLDQSCAIAVTCVMLIISCFLYPMTQTILCTILFFTLYSLCVLLQAYHFWARVTEVKYRTASVTREVLTRWWRRVQEMPLRRSQTAEERRRVFIEVCSQLPAGAFRMVAVADERTGRLKHIHKSLMVKMSKRLDEVTLKVRSYLEPAGICKLVDVMRIALECDAIVLKPLTDRARPPRLPNLFLSNRPFVEDEDTTDSSDHERESRTVLGGGNTISVSHHMEYFVHRVFLIIWAVVMLLAVGTGVIFYHLVGAPLGEGVFLDPAVAALGLLPLNAIVLNRLLIFYANVYLDKLFHYMVSRRSYALEDRLPRFSFWSTLVTMARVVCRMPPPNGGRNPLVFSTSLVDVFSMATVVAMLDQTGIVTDMVLVPKQVFLLKSDPQQQQSSSSGESDGDDGAATAVNGCFSQPSERDARERRRDMQRQIRRKKYQERRFLELRLMHSSKQDLAVEFADEKARHKHSSHLNPLCLVILVHALAQEPAQLETWTEPFRFCDRSLLWARAMHWIPRACGFHDRVVHNFLILARIFVISTSTGSGYRDTYPEQACSYLVESSDGAMHIFTIGTPYLVCRHSTTHWTGQAVEVFDAHDKAEVLYMGKHQWEEGAALETVALSHRILPERYRTYVATLPRQPHRYSEFFFRNGVEVNSATAKRAQAKRRRRRQQRAASKTARSEATAPQPLIASQFAESRRPPCEESWSNGSRIVRHDDGGATTDGGAPILLAVPKRERAVRAVRTSDREVEMEKEMSAVDVGDDGESSGGSVMSSYSNDEAECGGDSEVAVHELDAGDCDGHRQRHPRGTLRRRCKSAPPVRSARWANVKPRYNHSFGAVPTDVVGDIEEDSCLTSSTCIWLMATTSHTFLGLIGLQDSVRPNVQSTMGLLDESGVRCMYFCAGTERQTKSFGSRVGLDTDWNCCISLKEDAVALDPHSIRAQLPFGIKSIRKHILHVDPIPLQVSLFSHSLGVSKRAMLSVLQDNHEVVVAVGSVLNHSNVRSFVQADLSIGVLPTRRGTNADKDSALRHSRIVEPSDFAATNSLNRDIPLYRNVAELIGCSCSLRAPPTTSILPIVAMMIRQARLRLSGIGNGAEFVMHANFFIVMVNTISLIVGVPLMLTPSVTVFELYVLIPILALCCTYTAYAGMDAMRVMPSRHSHFVRRAIFWHSAVVWCLRYAISVVALLALGITASTRLCKVRVLELVTMGEDTCISAGQGYVALTFNYWLMVHCWTHISRHHPISLTFSLKLRHGHRSTYLFRSFRWVTASVLVTLLSIIIVILDTPMSSLHQAFFPSVPHFSVSLLFPALILALDWPVKRWREQRFTNMQKFRKLSYGTRLGMHSPRGDYEPEGITYPHSSTSGGVGVLGGGAEGEEQAGLAERVGLLKRLSEWFYRFTSMRGGKLELNCVCCDHIGGNYATYHTTVNV; the protein is encoded by the coding sequence ATGCACACAATGCACATCTCACGTCTCCTTCTGCGCAGCGTTGTCCTGGATCAAAGCTGCGCCATTGCGGTGACGTGCGTTATGCTCATTATCTCCTGCTTCCTGTACCCGATGACGCAGACAATCCTGTGCACTATCTTGTTCTTTACCCTCTATAGcctctgcgtgctgctgcaggcctATCACTTTTGGGCCCGCGTGACAGAGGTGAAGTACCGCACCGCCTCGGTGACCAGGGAGGTGCtgacgcggtggtggcgccgtgTGCAGGagatgccgctgcgtcggagtCAGACTGctgaggagcggcggcgggttTTTATCGAGGTGTGTTCGCAGCTGCCGGCTGGCGCATTTCGAATGGTGGCCGTCGCCGACGAGCGCACTGGCAGGCTGAAGCACATTCACAAGAGCCTAATGGTGAAAATGTCCAAGCGGCTGGACGAGGTGACGCTCAAGGTGCGCTCTTACTTGGAGCCGGCGGGCATCTGCAAGCTCGTGGACGTCATGCGCATCGCTCTCGAGTGCGACGCAATTGTGTTGAAGCCGCTAACGGACCGCGCCAGACCACCGCGGTTGCCAAACCTGTTCCTCTCCAACAGGCCCTTCGTTGAGGACGAGGACACAACGGACAGCAGCGACCACGAGCGTGAGTCGCGCACGGTgcttggcggcggcaacaccaTCTCCGTGTCGCACCACATGGAGTACTTTGTCCACCGCGTCTTCCTGATCATCTGGGCAGTCGTGATGCTGCTGGCAGTCGGCACTGGCGTCATATTCTACCATCTCGTGGGGGCCCCCCTCGGCGAGGGCGTCTTTCTGGACCCCGCCGTTGCGGCGCTGGGTCTGCTGCCCCTCAACGCGATTGTGCTCAACCGCTTGCTCATCTTCTACGCCAACGTCTACCTCGACAAGCTCTTTCACTACATGGTGTCGCGCCGTTCCTACGCGCTGGAGGATCGGCTACCGCGCTTCTCATTCTGGTCTACGCTGGTGACGATGGCGCGGGTGGTGTGCCGCATGCCCCCACCGAACGGGGGCCGTAACCCGCttgtcttctccacctctctcgtCGACGTCTTTAGTatggcgacggtggtggcgatgctgGATCAGACGGGGATCGTGACGGACATGGTGCTCGTCCCTAAGCAGGTGTTCCTGCTAAAGTCcgacccgcagcagcaacagagcTCTTCCAGTGGAGAAAGCGATGGCGATGACGGGGCGGCTACCGCTGTGAATGGGTGTTTCTCGCAGCCCAGCGAGCGCGACGCCCgggagcgccgccgcgacatGCAAAGACAGATCAGGCGCAAAAAGTACCAGGAGCGCCGCTTCCTGGAGCTGCGGCTCATGCACTCGTCAAAGCAGGACTTGGCGGTCGAGTTCGCCGACGAGAAGGCCCGTCATAAGCACAGCAGCCACCTCaaccctctctgcctcgtcATCCTTGTGCATGCCCTCGCACAGGAGCCGGCGCAGCTCGAGACGTGGACGGAGCCGTTCCGCTTCTGCGACCGCTCCCTTCTGTGGGCGCGTGCGATGCATTGGATCCCGCGAGCGTGTGGCTTCCACGATAGAGTGGTACACAACTTCCTGATACTGGCGCGCATCTTCGTGATCAGCACGTCCACTGGTAGCGGGTACCGTGACACCTACCCGGAGCAGGCGTGCTCATACCTTGTCGagagcagcgatggcgccaTGCATATCTTCACCATAGGTACGCCGTATCTCGTGTGCCGCCACTCGACAACGCACTGGACAGGGCAGGCGGTAGAGGTGTTTGACGCCCATGATAAGGCGGAGGTGCTTTACATGGGCAAGCACCagtgggaggaaggggcggcGCTagagacggtggcgctgtcgcaCCGCATCTTACCAGAGCGCTACCGCACCTACGTCGCAACTCTACCGCGTCAACCGCACCGTTACAGCGAGTTTTTCTTTCGAAATGGCGTCGAGGTGAACAGTGCTACAGCGAAGAGGGCGCAGGcaaagcggcggcgtcgccgtcagCAGCGTGCGGCCTCGAAGACGGCTCGCAGTGAGgccactgcgccgcagccgctcaTCGCATCGCAGTTCGCCGAATCAAGGCGACCACCATGCGAGGAGAGCTGGTCCAACGGGAGCCGCATCGTGCGAcacgacgacggtggcgctACTACCGACGGCGGGGCACCCATACTGTTGGCGGTCCCGAAGCGCGAGCGTGCCGTGAGGGCTGTGCGTACAAGCGACAGGGAGGTGGAAATGGAGAAGGAAATGTCTGCGGTGGATGTCGGCGATGACGGTgagagcagtggcggcagcgtcatgaGCTCCTACAGCAACGACGAGGCCGAGTGCGGCGGGGATAGCGAAGTCGCGGTTCACGAGCTCGACGCTGGTGACTGCGATGGGCACCGACAACGCCACCCGCGCGGCACCCTGCGACGTCGCTGCAAGTCCGCACCCCCGGTGCGCAGCGCGCGATGGGCGAACGTGAAGCCGCGATACAACCACTCTTTTGGCGCCGTTCCGACCGACGTGGTGGGCGACATCGAGGAGGACAGCTGTCTCACCAGCAGCACTTGCATCTGGCTCATGGCGACAACCTCCCACACCTTCCTTGGGCTGATCGGTTTGCAGGACTCAGTGCGCCCCAACGTACAGAGCACGATGGGCTTGCTGGATGAGTCGGGTGTGCGCTGCATGTACTTCTGCGCTGGCACGGAGCGCCAGACGAAGAGCTTCGGAAGCCGAGTCGGCTTGGATACGGATTGGAACTGCTGCATCTCGCTCAAGGAGGACGCCGTCGCGTTGGACCCGCACAGCATtcgtgcgcagctgcccTTTGGTATCAAGTCCATCCGCAAGCACATTTTGCACGTTGACCCCATCCCACTCCAGGTGAGCCTCTTCTCGCATTCTCTGGGAGTGTCGAAGCGGGCGATGCTGTCGGTACTGCAAGACAATCATGAGGTCGTCGTCGCGGTCGGCTCCGTGCTCAACCACAGCAATGTGCGCAGCTTCGTGCAGGCGGACTTGTCGATCGGCGTGCTTCCCACCAGGCGCGGCACTAACGCGGACAAGGATAGCGCTCTGAGGCATAGCCGCATCGTGGAGCCGTCTGATTTTGCGGCGACGAATAGTCTTAACCGAGACATCCCGCTCTACCGCAACGTGGCGGAGCTGATCGGATGCAGCTGCTCCCTGCGGGCGCCGCCAACGACGTCGATCTTGCCAATTGTCGCCATGATGATTCGCCAGGCGCGCCTTCGGCTCAGCGGCATAGGCAACGGAGCAGAGTTTGTCATGCACGCCAACTTTTTCATTGTCATGGTGAACACCATCTCGCTGATCGTCGGGGTGCCGCTGATGCTGACGCCCTCTGTGACGGTGTTTGAGCTCTACGTGCTCATCCCAATTTtggcgctgtgctgcacgtACACGGCGTACGCTGGGATGGACGCGATGCGGGTGATGCCGTCGCGCCACAGTCACTTTGTCCGTCGCGCAATTTTCTGGCACAGcgcggtggtgtggtgcCTGCGCTACGCCATCTCGGTCGTGGCGCTCCTGGCGCTTGGGATCACAGCCTCCACGAGGCTGTGCAAGGTCAGGGTGCTGGAGCTCGTCACAATGGGGGAGGACACATGCATATCAGCTGGCCAGGGCTATGTCGCGCTCACCTTCAACTACTGGCTCATGGTGCACTGCTGGACGCACATCAGTCGTCATCACCCCATCTCCCTCACCTTCTCGCTGAAGCTGAGGCATGGACATCGCTCCACATACCTCTTCCGTTCCTTCCGCTGGGTCACTGCGAGCGTTCTtgtgacgctgctgagcaTCATCATTGTAATTCTTGACACGCCGATGAGCAGCCTCCACCAagccttctttccctctgttCCACACTTCAGTGTGTCGTTGTTGTTCCCGGCGCTAATCCTCGCCCTGGACTGGCCCGTTAAGCGGTGGCGCGAGCAGCGCTTCACGAACATGCAAAAGTTTCGGAAGCTGTCGTATGGCACACGACTCGGCATGCACTCACCCCGCGGCGACTACGAGCCGGAGGGCATCACGTAtccccacagcagcaccagcggtggcgtAGGTGTactgggcggcggcgctgagggagaggagcaggcggGGTTGGCGGAGCGCGTCGGACTTCTCAAGCGCCTGAGCGAGTGGTTTTACCGTTTCACCAGCATGCGTGGCGGAAAGCTGGAGCTGAACTGCGTGTGCTGCGATCACATCGGCGGCAACTACGCTACCTATCACACCACAGTTAATGTGTAG
- a CDS encoding hypothetical protein (TriTrypDB/GeneDB-style sysID: LpmP.17.1200), whose protein sequence is MELLLTLPSPLEGIERYMVRDTLQLTIEEANELSNRYYAAVELHLRSSNHATARDGEAEDDIVSALAFALQLFNAENFSGELTPAEQVRYRAVLNHFDGAVTEGHVGSEVKDDDEEAGAAATAAPSLSTAPTAARREGLQGLFLQRLLTVDGEAPVAAMRLPGLLLCILGVAKAELESGVPLLPLTSPWRLRAFFRHQLCLSHRSNTVFLALADCVDAVLRLPREEQTVEMLLEVGQVQRYYHRRDLAKETFDAAMRISGLRVEETSMVGVRTRWQQHQLVQMVLSATSHRPVPPPSMTEEQPKAVMTEKDGHDLLDRPRETPEAALQPLTPLHPEDKAILLALCTEIRNNNPDHGLTRHRMMTYIERLLVDPAPSPFIVRCQTLLMRARLELRRNRVQERAFMQLTELVDQYSARRDPTHEALGRAASRYFYSVAFPPVWALRREYADFCFEETLYKTALDVYEQILDWERIIECCKKLDKRRRAESLARELLEKDPLNPMLWVALGEAMRDDAHLWKAWELCGHKMAAPMRALARLALDREHYDKVVEYFDEAVRINPIFGGDWFALGYASLRLGKFERSGEAFTRVCQIDPNDAFGWNNLASIMLREGKLRPAFNAMSQAIRNNRRDWRMWQNYFRIGCELREVTETTNALGIALDIAQRQIRLERGTLELFVDNTIAYVKGEIHGSSADAAEVGGGKADTLVYRSLGILPDENAIHHAPVAQTMATAEEEEEEIAGLAPLGADVELPDFVSGTAVAQKTAEREAIVAGIRHRHADRVRALFARILELFVSDPDIYACAARLMHFLDGPMASFRYRQKELRACQQKEQWFREEALFSRTVECLEVMVSDIFEASGEAQDDGAAGTTASYAQTDLAGVEGVSHEQATTAAATTLPTGEALQQAIVDAFKEVQRSIKGALDAAEEHMEAHTAYGRLRELSTRVRYGAQEAKAAFA, encoded by the coding sequence ATGGAGCTCCTGCTGACTCTGCCGTCCCCCTTGGAGGGGATCGAGCGGTACATGGTGCGTGACACACTGCAACTGACGATAGAGGAGGCCAACGAGCTCTCCAACCGCTACtacgcggcggtggagctgcatCTTCGCAGCAGCAATCACGCAACCGCGAGGGACGGCGAGGCCGAGGATGACATTGTGTCGGCGCTTGCGTTCGCACTGCAGCTCTTTAATGCCGAGAACTTCTCAGGCGAGCTCACCCCGGCGGAGCAGGTACGCTACAGGGCTGTCTTGAACCACTTTGACGGCGCTGTGACAGAGGGTCATGTGGGTTCCGAGGTtaaggacgacgacgaggaagcgggggcagcagcgactgctgccCCATCCTTGTCCACTGCCCCGACCGCTGCTCGACGCGAAGGGCTACAGGGCCTCTTTCTCCAGCGGCTGCTGACGGTGGATGGCGAAGCGCCGGTGGCCGCGATGCGCCTTCCtggccttctcctctgcatCCTCGGTGTTGCCAAAGCAGAACTCGAGTCGGGTgtgccgttgctgccgctcaccTCGCCATGGCGGCTGCGCGCCTTCTTCCGTCACCAGTTGTGCCTCTCCCACCGCTCGAACACAGTCTTTCTGGCACTGGCGGACTGCGTTGACGCGGTACTGCGGCTGccgagagaggagcagacagtggagatgctgctggaggtgggcCAGGTGCAGAGGTACTACCACCGCCGTGATTTGGCCAAGGAGACATTCGATGCGGCGATGCGTATTAGCGGTCTGCGTGTAGAGGAGACGTCGATGGTCGGGGTGCGCACccgctggcagcagcaccagctaGTTCAGATGGTACTGAGCGCGACGAGCCACCGCCCTGTTCCACCCCCGTCTATGACGGAGGAGCAACCGAAGGCGGTTATGACTGAAAAGGATGGCCACGACCTGCTCGACCGGCCGCGCGAGACGCCCGAGGCGGCCCTCCAGCCCCTCACTCCGCTCCACCCAGAGGACAAGGCaatcctcctcgctctctgcacGGAAATTCGCAACAACAACCCCGACCACGGGCTCACGCGGCACCGCATGATGACCTACATCGAGCGTCTGCTGGTGGACCCGGCCCCATCGCCATTTATTGTGCGCTGCCAGACACTGCTgatgcgcgcgcgccttGAATTACGGCGCAATCGCGTGCAGGAGCGCGCGTTCATGCAACTCACCGAGTTAGTGGATCAGTACTCGGCCCGGCGCGACCCCACGCACGAGGCGCTTGGGCGGGCGGCGAGCCGCTACTTCTACAGCGTCGCCTTCCCGCCGGTATGGGCGCTGAGGCGCGAGTACGCAGACTTTTGCTTCGAGGAGACGCTCTACAAGACCGCGCTGGATGTGTACGAGCAGATCCTGGACTGGGAGCGCATCATCGAATGCTGCAAGAAACTTGacaagcggcgccgcgccgagAGTCTGGCGCGCGAGTTGTTGGAGAAGGATCCGCTGAACCCAATGCTGTGGGTCGCCCTCGGCGAGGCGATGCGCGACGATGCGCACCTGTGGAAGGCCTGGGAGCTGTGCGGGCACAAGATGGCCGCCCCGATGCGGGCGCTGGCGCGCTTAGCATTGGACCGGGAGCACTACGACAAGGTTGTCGAGTACTTTGACGAGGCCGTGCGCATCAACCCTATTTTTGGCGGCGACTGGTTCGCCCTCGGCTacgcctctctgcgtctgGGGAAGTTcgagcgcagcggcgaggccTTCACGCGTGTCTGCCAGATCGACCCGAACGACGCCTTCGGGTGGAATAACCTGGCTTCTATTATGCTACGCGAGGGCAAACTTCGGCCGGCCTTCAACGCCATGAGCCAGGCCATCCGTAACAACCGCCGCGACTGGCGCATGTGGCAGAACTACTTTCGCATTGGCTGCGAGCTCAGGGAGGTGACGGAGACGACAAACGCACTCGGCATCGCGCTAGACATTGCACAGCGGCAGATCCGCCTGGAGCGTGGCACGCTGGAGCTGTTCGTGGATAACACGATTGCTTACGTGAAGGGCGAAATTCACGGCAGCTCCGCCGATGCCGCAGAAGTGGGTGGCGGCAAGGCAGACACGCTCGTCTACCGCAGCCTCGGCATTCTGCCAGACGAGAACGCCATCCACCATGCCCCGGTGGCGCAGACCATGgcgacagcggaggaggaggaggaggagattgCCGGCTTGGCGCCGTTGGGGGCGGATGTGGAGTTGCCGGACTTCGTGTCGGgtacggcggtggcgcagaagACGGCGGAGCGCGAGGCCATTGTTGCGGGAATTCGCCACCGTCATGCCGACCGCGTCCGTGCGCTGTTTGCCCGCATCCTCGAGCTCTTTGTCAGCGACCCGGATATCTACGCGTGCGCTGCGAGGCTCATGCACTTCTTGGATGGCCCTATGGCCTCTTTTCGCTACCGtcagaaggagctgcgcgcatgCCAGCAGAAAGAGCAGTGGTTCCGCGAGGAGGCTCTGTTCAGCCGCACTGTGGAGTGCCTGGAGGTAATGGTATCCGACATCTTTGAGGCATCTGGTGAGGCGCaggacgacggcgctgccggaaCGACGGCGTCCTACGCGCAGACGGATCTCGCAGGTGTCGAGGGGGTGTCGCACGAGCAggccaccactgcagcggcgacgacactgcctactggtgaggcactgcagcaggccaTCGTCGATGCCTTCAAGGAAGTACAGAGAAGCATCAAGGGCGCCCTTGACGCGGCTGAAGAGCACATGGAGGCACACACGGCGTACGGGAGGCTGCGCGAGCTCTCGACGCGCGTGCGCTACGGCgcgcaggaggcgaaggcggcgttTGCCTGA
- a CDS encoding N-acetyltransferase, putative (TriTrypDB/GeneDB-style sysID: LpmP.17.1210), translating into MVKRKVDDRVKTLIDDVAHHKHRGLILLVGDRAKDQVVNLHLMVSRANHNAKVNILWCMRKDPDFGSTGKKQQEKRARLEVKGGLSTEASKEAFQTFLAQTNVRFCKYAETHRILGQTFGMAVLQDFEAISPNTLARTVETVKGGGLVVIMFRAMRSLRQLYTIAMDVHARYRTESKRDVVPRFNERFLLSLADCDAAMCVDDDLNVLPITEKMRTYGKNRKSDAYDADLAVQGRLQHEADLANVKERLRPSEDVGPLVQLCQTVDQAKTVLSLMQTVMEKRLDSTCVVTAGRGRGKSAALGMTVAGAIAQGYSNIMCTAPTPENVQTLFEFAIRGLKELGYRERTDFEALQGVSEEFAKCFIRINVFREHRQTLQFVSATDTAKFAQAEVCVIDEAAALPLPLVKRILGPYLVILSSTVSGYEGTGRSLSMKLVADMRRGSSSGAADARHLKELSMSDPIRYGPGDPVERWLNKLLCLDATMEKAQLTTSPHPSTCELFYVNRDALFSYHPLAEELLQRIQSLLVAAHYKNQPNDLQLLSDAPGHHLFVLCADSVESSAATAPTSSTSAAARQPIPDILCVLHACEEGQVSAQSIKSHLSHGLRPSGDLIPYTLSQYYLEEGFAKLAGLRIVRIAANPALLRAGYGSRALALLHQYYSGSISLTAAEPKVMAAKHRSSDAEADTRGQAGSDHDGESSAATAMLAPRSHITSLLTPLVERPYELVDYLGVSFGLTTELLNFWKKALYIPLYVRQAANELTGEHSCVMVRPMGFDLRPLQHEFQHRLLSLLAMPFRHLPTELALSLVCDLEAHDPHKLSASTDLSEVDHHVVRVDGVVQATSGDIAATFTAGDMRRLRLVSTAFVECGNVLDLVPILAKWYFGKRFFRCPDGTDGVVLSHAQAAVLLAVGLQCQTVEELAAQPAFSAVSTQQLRALFLKALSRLSEHLTTLQKIAKAEQHEGRSVSVREGKCAPSQSGGAAGDSITIGGTAEDVEDAEEIYDSHGNLKGLKVARKVKAQVSVDTTLLRDTSSSVSGNASAACQGRDSLQDVFYRPKKKASRHL; encoded by the coding sequence ATGGTGAAGCGCAAGGTGGACGACCGTGTCAAGACGCTGATCGACGACGTGGCCCACCACAAGCATCGCGGCCTCATCCTGCTCGTTGGCGACCGGGCCAAGGACCAAGTGGTAAACCTGCACCTCATGGTCTCCCGTGCCAACCACAACGCGAAGGTGAATATCCTGTGGTGTATGCGCAAGGATCCAGACTTCGGGTCGACCGGCAAGaagcagcaagagaagcgaGCCCGGCTGGAGGTGAAGGGCGGCCTCTCCACCGAGGCGTCCAAGGAGGCCTTCCAGACGTTCCTGGCGCAGACGAACGTTCGTTTCTGCAAATACGCAGAGACGCACCGGATCCTTGGCCAGACCTTCGGCATGGCTGTGCTCCAGGACTTTGAGGCCATCAGCCCCAACACGCTGGCCCGCACAGTGGAGACAGTGAAGGGGGGTGGCCTCGTCGTGATCATGTTCCGCGCAATGCggtcgctgcggcagctctACACGATCGCCATGGACGTGCACGCGCGCTACCGCACGGAGTCGAAAAGGGACGTTGTCCCGCGCTTCAACGagcgcttcctcctctcgctggCGGACTGTGACGCGGCCATGTGTGTTGACGACGACTTGAATGTCCTCCCAATCACGGAGAAGATGAGGACGTACGGCAAAAACCGCAAAAGCGACGCCTACGATGCCGATCTCGCCGTGCAGggccgcctgcagcacgAGGCGGATTTGGCGAACGTCAAGGAGAGGCTGAGGCCGAGCGAGGATGTCGGGCCActcgtgcagctgtgccagaCGGTGGACCAGGCCAAGACAGTGCTATCCCTCATGCAAACTGTCATGGAGAAGCGGCTGGACTCAACGTGCGTCGTGACGGCAGGCCGCGGTCGCGGCAAGTCCGCCGCGCTCGGCATGACGGTTGCGGGGGCGATTGCACAGGGGTACAGCAACATTATGTGCACCGCCCCGACACCGGAGAACGTGCAGACTCTCTTCGAGTTCGCGATTCGCGGGCTGAAGGAACTGGGGTACCGGGAGCGGACGGACTTCGAGGCTCTGCAGGGTGTCAGCGAGGAGTTCGCCAAGTGTTTTATCCGCATCAATGTCTTTCGGGAACACCGACAGACATTGCAGTTTGTGTCTGCAACGGACACAGCAAAGTTTGCGCAGGCGGAAGTGTGCGTGATTGATGAGgcggctgcactgccgctgccgctggtgaaGCGCATCTTGGGCCCCTACCTGGTCATTCTGAGCTCCACTGTCTCTGGCTACGAGGGCACTGGCCGCAGTCTGTCCATGAAGCTTGTGGCTGACATgcgtcgcggcagcagcagcggcgccgccgacgcgcgCCACCTGAAGGAGCTGTCGATGAGCGATCCGATCCGTTACGGCCCGGGCGACCCGGTGGAGAGGTGGCTGAACAAGCTCCTGTGCCTCGACGCAAcgatggagaaggcgcagtTGACCACGTCTCCGCACCCGAGCACATGCGAACTGTTTTACGTTAACCGCGACGCCCTCTTCTCATACCACCCTTTAGCCGAAGAGCTGTTGCAGCGCATCCAGTCGCTGCTTGTCGCCGCTCACTACAAGAACCAGCCGAACGACCTGCAGTTGCTCTCCGACGCACCGGGGCACCACTTGTTTGTGCTCTGCGCCGACAGCGTCGAGTCGTCCGCGGCCACGGCGCCGACGTCGTCgacctcggcggcggcacgccagCCAATACCGGACATTCTCTGCGTCCTCCACGCCTGCGAGGAGGGCCAAGTAAGCGCACAGAGCATCAAGAGCCACCTGAGTCACGGCCTTCGCCCATCGGGTGACTTGATCCCCTACACCCTGTCCCAGTACTACCTGGAGGAGGGCTTCGCAAAGTTGGCCGGGCTGCGCATTGTCCGAATTGCTGCAAACCCGGCGCTGCTTCGGGCCGGCTACGGCTCCCGCGCTCTCGCCTTGCTGCATCAGTACTACAGTGGCTCCATCTCACtgacagcagcggagccGAAAGTAATGGCAGCGAAGCACcggagcagcgacgccgaggcCGACACGCGTGGGCAGGCTGGCAGTGATCACGACGGCGAGTCCTCTGCGGCAACCGCAATGCTTGCGCCGCGCTCGCACATCACAAGCCTTCTCACGCCTCTCGTTGAGCGCCCTTACGAGCTGGTCGACTACCTCGGCGTCAGCTTTGGTCTCACGACGGAGCTGCTTAACTTCTGGAAGAAGGCCTTGTACATCCCCCTCTACGTGCGCCAAGCTGCGAATGAGCTGACAGGTGAGCATAGCTGTGTCATGGTGCGGCCGATGGGCTTCGACTTGcgcccgctgcagcacgagttccagcaccgcctgctcTCCCTTCTGGCGATGCCGTTCCGCCACTTGCCAACAGAGCTCGCCTTGAGCCTTGTGTGCGACTTGGAGGCGCACGACCCGCACAAGCTAAGCGCATCGACAGACCTGTCGGAGGTCGACCACCACGTTGTGCGCGTGGACGGTGTTGTGCAGGCGACAAGCGGCGACATTGCAGCCACCTTCACCGCTGGCGATATGCGGCGCCTGCGTCTTGTGTCGACCGCGTTCGTTGAGTGCGGCAACGTGCTCGACCTGGTCCCGATACTGGCGAAGTGGTACTTTGGAAAGCGGTTCTTCCGCTGCCCAGACGGCACCGACGGCGTTGTGCTCTCGCATGCGCAGGCAGCCGTGCTACTGGCGGTAGGCCTGCAGTGTCAAACAGTAGAGGAGCTGGCTGCTCAACCGGCTTTCTCTGCCGTGTcgactcagcagctgcgcgcgctcttcctGAAggccctctctcgcctctcgGAGCACCTCACCACCCTGCAGAAGATCGCCAAGGCGGAGCAACATGAGGGCAGAAGCGTCAGTGTGCGGGAGGGCAAGTGCGCACCTTCTCAATCGGGTGGCGCGGCTGGTGACAGCATCACCATTGGCGGGACTGCTGAAGATGTCGAAGATGCGGAGGAGATCTACGACAGTCACGGAAACTTGAAAGGACTGAAGGTGGCGCGTAAAGTCAAGGCGCAGGTGTCTGTTGACACGACGTTGCTGCGAGACACGTCGTCGTCTGTCTCAGGCAACGCGTCGGCCGCTTGTCAGGGTCGCGACAGTCTACAGGATGTTTTCTACCGTccaaagaagaaggcgtcCAGACATCTCTGA